The proteins below come from a single Azospirillum sp. B510 genomic window:
- a CDS encoding helicase-related protein: MTDETSDNARSGRTPGTADEFDRRDALRAVAAVVRGDGIEVDADSTPARWSVAVNHVVQIPGTDRKLKLRFKVALGPLPDIEADLWGLLTIDEGFGRPQAKALGKRVKGACLSSPAIAKAKDRVDGWVASMGQRAAGFGDSWRPKGFADELGRVVGFGGRIPRLQTLLDAMEEAFSTAASRAGLKVRRERLENASGMGVYLDSFTTARAMIRKLRLFVGPTNSGKTHAAMDRLAEAESGCYLAPLRLLALEGQEALETRGRPCSLVTGEERDVRPGASFTSSTIEMVNTSRIWGACVIDEIQMIGDPDRGWAWTQAVAGVAAPEILMTGSADAIPYVKRLADAMGEELEVVEFTRKSPLRVQEERVKLDEVKTGDALIAFSRKDVMALRHDLLGRNHNVAVIYGALSPEVRRAEARRFREGTADVLVATDAIGMGLNLPVARVVLSTTRKYDGREERELTASEIRQIGGRAGRFGMHEEGRVAVLDGESINPVRRALTSPPVPPEDPRSWISPNLSHVEAIAQELDTDSLAKVLRTAGQELLRANQTFRMTDLEQRIQAAAAVDRAKLPLAQRDMLARCPIDTRDQNNLRLLGGWAVNQGRGIPNAAPDAAERFRHSVGTDVELEKAERAVKELTAYAWLAYRFPDAYPEMDLCQERRAHLNAFIERTLAERSLARACPVCGTRLKANHRFRVCDNCYSSRVEERRGGRRGGPERGKGEKAGGHPQHFHHPAVKDAGRDASRTGRGPKRRSAPSSPRG; the protein is encoded by the coding sequence ATGACCGACGAGACCTCCGACAACGCCCGTTCCGGCCGCACCCCCGGCACCGCTGACGAATTCGACCGCCGCGACGCCCTGCGCGCGGTGGCCGCCGTGGTGCGCGGCGACGGGATCGAGGTGGATGCCGACAGCACCCCGGCGCGCTGGTCGGTCGCGGTCAACCATGTCGTCCAGATCCCCGGCACCGACCGCAAGCTGAAGCTGCGCTTCAAGGTGGCGCTCGGCCCGCTGCCCGACATCGAGGCCGACCTGTGGGGCCTGCTGACCATCGACGAGGGGTTCGGCCGTCCGCAGGCCAAGGCGCTGGGCAAGAGGGTGAAGGGCGCCTGCCTGTCGTCCCCCGCCATCGCCAAGGCCAAGGACCGGGTCGATGGCTGGGTCGCGTCGATGGGGCAGCGGGCGGCGGGCTTCGGCGACTCCTGGCGGCCGAAGGGCTTCGCCGACGAGCTGGGCCGCGTCGTCGGTTTCGGTGGCCGCATCCCGCGTTTGCAGACCCTGCTCGACGCGATGGAGGAGGCGTTCTCCACCGCGGCATCCCGCGCCGGTTTGAAGGTGCGGCGGGAGCGGTTGGAGAACGCGTCCGGCATGGGCGTCTATCTCGACAGCTTCACCACCGCCCGCGCGATGATCCGCAAGCTGCGGCTGTTCGTCGGCCCGACCAATTCGGGCAAGACCCATGCGGCGATGGACCGGCTGGCCGAGGCGGAGAGCGGCTGCTACCTCGCCCCCTTGCGTCTGCTGGCGCTGGAGGGGCAGGAGGCGCTGGAGACCCGTGGGCGCCCATGCAGCCTCGTCACCGGCGAGGAGCGCGACGTGCGGCCGGGAGCATCCTTCACCTCCTCCACCATCGAGATGGTGAACACCTCCCGGATCTGGGGCGCCTGCGTCATCGACGAGATCCAGATGATCGGCGACCCCGACCGCGGCTGGGCCTGGACCCAGGCGGTTGCCGGGGTGGCGGCGCCGGAAATCCTGATGACCGGCTCCGCCGACGCCATTCCCTATGTCAAGCGTCTGGCCGACGCCATGGGCGAGGAGCTGGAGGTCGTCGAATTCACCCGCAAGTCACCGCTGCGCGTGCAGGAGGAGCGGGTCAAGCTGGACGAGGTGAAGACGGGCGACGCGCTGATCGCCTTCTCGCGCAAGGACGTGATGGCGCTGCGCCATGACCTGCTGGGCCGCAACCACAATGTCGCGGTGATCTATGGCGCGTTGTCGCCGGAGGTCCGCCGGGCCGAGGCGCGCCGCTTCCGCGAGGGCACGGCGGATGTGCTGGTGGCGACCGACGCCATCGGCATGGGGCTGAATTTGCCGGTCGCCCGCGTCGTGCTGTCCACCACCCGCAAATATGACGGGCGGGAGGAGCGCGAGCTGACCGCGTCGGAGATCCGCCAGATCGGCGGCCGCGCCGGCCGTTTCGGCATGCATGAGGAAGGCCGCGTCGCCGTGCTGGACGGCGAGAGCATCAACCCGGTGCGCCGGGCGCTGACCTCGCCGCCGGTGCCGCCGGAGGATCCGCGCTCCTGGATCTCCCCCAATCTCAGCCATGTCGAGGCCATCGCGCAGGAGCTGGACACCGACAGCCTCGCCAAGGTTCTGCGCACCGCCGGTCAGGAGCTGTTGCGCGCCAACCAGACCTTCCGCATGACCGATCTGGAACAGCGCATCCAGGCCGCCGCCGCGGTGGACCGCGCCAAGCTGCCGCTGGCTCAGCGTGACATGCTGGCCCGCTGCCCGATCGACACCCGCGACCAGAACAACCTGCGCCTTCTCGGCGGCTGGGCGGTCAACCAGGGCAGGGGCATTCCCAACGCCGCCCCCGACGCCGCCGAACGCTTCCGCCACAGCGTCGGCACCGACGTGGAACTGGAGAAGGCCGAGCGCGCGGTGAAGGAGCTGACCGCCTATGCCTGGCTCGCCTACCGTTTCCCCGACGCCTATCCCGAGATGGATCTGTGCCAGGAGCGCCGGGCTCATCTGAACGCCTTCATCGAGCGGACGCTCGCCGAACGCTCGCTCGCCCGCGCCTGTCCGGTCTGCGGCACGCGGTTGAAGGCCAACCACCGGTTCCGCGTCTGCGACAACTGCTACAGCAGCCGTGTCGAGGAACGCCGTGGCGGCCGCCGGGGCGGGCCGGAGCGCGGCAAGGGCGAGAAGGCGGGCGGCCACCCGCAACATTTCCATCACCCGGCGGTGAAGGACGCCGGCCGGGACGCCTCCCGCACCGGCCGCGGCCCCAAGCGGCGAAGCGCCCCCTCCTCTCCCCGTGGGTGA
- a CDS encoding WecB/TagA/CpsF family glycosyltransferase yields the protein MPNPREVLELIERMRCISNDGERRALIDRLGAVERPTVLSFLNAHGLNVCMGSDAALAAFRASDVLLRDGIGLQAVLPVLGMPAGLNMNGTDFIPLLLKSLSARSVAIYGTATPWLTRARLALEAATPHRYTDLQHGFHPTDHYIAQARATRPDIILLAMGMPKQERVAAELRHALDHPVLIVNGGAIVDFLAGRFRRAPETVQRSGLEWAFRLAQEPRRLFRRYCIGAFGFAWSTVRLRRAASLRTREAGAAAPVSSRIPPSPIRRSPVQKEL from the coding sequence ATGCCGAACCCTCGTGAGGTCCTGGAACTGATCGAGCGCATGCGGTGCATTTCGAACGATGGGGAGCGCCGGGCCCTGATCGATCGGCTGGGCGCGGTGGAGCGTCCGACGGTGCTGTCCTTCCTGAACGCGCACGGCCTGAATGTCTGCATGGGTTCGGACGCGGCGCTGGCCGCCTTCCGCGCGTCGGACGTGCTGCTGCGCGACGGGATCGGGTTGCAGGCGGTCCTGCCGGTGCTGGGCATGCCGGCCGGCCTGAACATGAACGGCACCGACTTCATTCCGCTGCTGCTGAAATCGCTGTCCGCCCGCAGCGTCGCCATCTATGGCACCGCCACCCCATGGCTGACCCGTGCCCGGCTTGCGCTGGAGGCGGCGACACCGCACCGCTACACCGACCTCCAGCACGGCTTCCACCCGACGGACCATTACATCGCCCAGGCGCGGGCCACCCGTCCGGACATCATCCTGCTCGCCATGGGCATGCCCAAGCAGGAGCGGGTCGCGGCGGAACTGAGGCATGCGCTCGACCATCCGGTTCTGATCGTCAATGGCGGCGCCATCGTCGATTTCCTCGCCGGCCGCTTCAGGCGCGCCCCGGAAACCGTCCAGCGCTCCGGCCTGGAATGGGCCTTCCGTCTGGCGCAGGAGCCGCGCCGCCTGTTCCGCCGCTATTGCATCGGTGCCTTCGGCTTCGCCTGGAGCACCGTCCGCCTTCGCCGTGCCGCATCCCTCCGCACCCGCGAAGCGGGCGCCGCAGCGCCCGTTTCCAGCCGGATCCCTCCGTCGCCGATCCGGCGGTCGCCTGTCCAGAAGGAGCTTTGA
- a CDS encoding pentapeptide repeat-containing protein — protein MVQHRTLQRIDQTQLDQVVRRHEMFRNARIGGARANLSFCDLSGLDMAGRDLAHADFVGASLRGADLSGARLDCASLFVADLRQANLDGASLIKADLRGACLRGAILVGANLFEADLRDGSLAEKDRSGHLHMVQIDSNPAEADGADLSGANLTNARMSGVMAIHTDFSDAVMRGCKLVRATMRGANFTGSNMEGADLSGADLRGACLRGAVLTGATMTMTDLTDADVEEALTDKPVGRVVAELGRSLEELLADHMSWVGSSGAQGAMLDLSGFDLRHAPSLAHMCLTMLRAVGATLYGLDLSGVQLQAAVLDKADLRGATLTDGDLRGIGLRNAKLNNADLRNVNLRPLVFDEQRSRPADLSGAKLRYADLGGACLRAVNLGNADLSFANLRGCDLTRTDLTGAKLFGAKIERRTLAEGAILDGVAGLKF, from the coding sequence ATGGTGCAGCACCGCACTCTACAGCGTATCGATCAGACCCAGCTCGATCAGGTGGTGCGGCGGCACGAGATGTTCCGCAATGCCCGTATCGGCGGCGCGCGCGCCAACCTGTCCTTCTGCGATCTGTCGGGACTGGACATGGCGGGCCGTGATCTCGCCCATGCCGATTTCGTCGGCGCCAGCCTGCGCGGCGCCGATCTGTCCGGGGCGCGGCTGGATTGCGCCTCCCTCTTCGTCGCCGATCTGCGGCAGGCCAATCTCGACGGTGCCAGCCTGATCAAGGCCGATCTGCGCGGCGCCTGCCTGCGCGGGGCGATCCTGGTCGGCGCCAACCTGTTCGAGGCCGACCTGCGGGACGGCTCGCTGGCCGAGAAGGACCGCTCCGGTCATCTGCACATGGTGCAGATCGACTCCAATCCGGCCGAGGCCGACGGCGCCGACCTGTCGGGGGCCAATCTGACCAATGCCCGGATGTCGGGCGTCATGGCGATCCACACCGATTTTTCCGACGCGGTGATGCGCGGCTGCAAGCTGGTGCGGGCAACCATGCGCGGCGCCAATTTCACCGGCTCCAACATGGAGGGGGCCGATCTGTCCGGTGCCGATCTGCGCGGCGCCTGCCTGCGTGGCGCGGTGCTGACCGGCGCCACCATGACGATGACCGACCTCACCGACGCCGACGTCGAAGAGGCGCTGACCGACAAGCCGGTCGGCCGGGTGGTGGCGGAGCTGGGGCGGTCCCTGGAGGAGCTTCTGGCCGATCACATGAGCTGGGTGGGATCGAGCGGGGCGCAGGGGGCGATGCTGGACCTGTCCGGCTTCGACCTGCGCCATGCCCCGTCCCTGGCCCATATGTGCCTGACCATGCTGCGGGCGGTCGGGGCGACGCTCTACGGCCTGGACCTCTCCGGCGTTCAACTGCAAGCCGCCGTCCTCGACAAGGCGGATTTGCGCGGGGCGACGCTGACGGACGGCGATCTGCGCGGCATCGGCTTGCGGAACGCGAAGCTGAACAATGCCGACCTGCGCAACGTCAACCTGCGCCCCCTGGTGTTCGACGAGCAGCGCTCCCGCCCCGCCGACCTGTCGGGGGCGAAGCTGCGCTATGCCGACCTCGGCGGCGCCTGTCTGCGGGCGGTCAATCTCGGCAATGCCGACCTGTCCTTCGCCAACCTGCGCGGCTGCGATCTGACCCGGACCGACCTCACCGGCGCCAAGCTGTTCGGCGCCAAGATCGAGCGCCGCACCCTGGCCGAGGGGGCGATCCTGGACGGCGTCGCCGGGTTGAAATTTTAG
- a CDS encoding GumC family protein, protein MPAPAWPTQVGQHAPREFDGPAPAMGPDFRFILRVLAAHKTLIVIIVLTLTALSAFAVSLMKDRYTSEALLLVDNRQVRVVRAEDQALNSITPEDGAILSEIEILKSTAVLSQAVTDLKLATNQEYNPPVQADETKPFIERATAWTRERAHAVFGPELPGVVTAVLAHGDNMTKDTRLRETRAADSIDGVLDRVRRNLEVGVVGRSRVIQVRYTAGDPEIAQKVVDTVVRRYMETRQQMDRDLSTSAVAWLEDRIATLRKEVADADTKVDAVRFKAGLVKNGTNGLMATTELEQARLRLAEASANRARAVAQAQTLERSAGNGGSLASPVVAQLRATVASISTELAQLSRQYGPKHPRIQELQARLNEANSSLQQEVRHEIGGVREAANVAVEQENALKAMIAKLESGYQTMTEEAVPLRTLEAEAQAKRQLLDSLLGRLEEVQAQQDNRAFPTAVKLVSAPQVPHEPSGPLRLLLLVAGFVASLAVAVFIVFGIELFQRRIRTPDAVRRILGVGTVHIVPHHSTRGSRGRLDQIFQNHPFSLFAESMRALFRNYLSDLGPVGSIAVTSARPQDGKTSMSLAVAQVAAQAGRRVVVVDTDFRRSRIDGLFNLSAKKGLSDWISGTATLDEIVHGSDDAPYAMIPAGRLMPETLDRFNVDGLIHLMAGLSPHFDLVVFDTAPALAVSDARIVCGAASKVLFVSRWGHTTASDLQAVADLGPIDHSKFVAVMTDVNLKKAASRGYQGPYNSYVATRKYYGDTSLRTAP, encoded by the coding sequence GTGCCGGCTCCCGCATGGCCCACCCAGGTCGGCCAGCATGCGCCGCGCGAGTTCGACGGCCCCGCTCCGGCGATGGGTCCCGACTTCCGCTTCATCCTGCGGGTGCTGGCGGCGCACAAGACGCTGATCGTCATCATCGTGCTGACGCTCACCGCGCTGTCGGCCTTCGCCGTCTCGCTGATGAAGGACCGCTACACCTCCGAAGCCCTTCTGCTGGTCGACAACCGGCAGGTCCGCGTCGTCCGCGCCGAGGATCAGGCGCTGAACTCGATCACGCCGGAGGACGGCGCGATCCTCAGCGAGATTGAAATCCTCAAGTCCACGGCCGTGCTGTCCCAGGCGGTCACCGACCTGAAACTGGCGACGAACCAGGAGTACAACCCGCCGGTCCAGGCCGACGAGACGAAGCCCTTCATCGAGCGCGCCACCGCCTGGACCCGCGAGCGGGCCCACGCCGTCTTCGGTCCGGAACTGCCGGGCGTCGTCACGGCCGTCCTGGCCCATGGCGACAACATGACCAAGGACACCCGCCTGCGCGAGACCCGCGCCGCCGACAGCATCGACGGCGTGCTCGACCGCGTCCGCCGCAACCTTGAGGTCGGCGTCGTCGGCCGGTCGCGCGTGATCCAGGTCCGCTACACCGCCGGCGACCCGGAGATCGCCCAGAAGGTGGTGGACACCGTCGTGCGCCGCTACATGGAAACCCGCCAGCAGATGGACCGCGACCTGTCCACCAGCGCCGTCGCCTGGCTGGAGGACCGCATCGCCACCCTGCGCAAGGAGGTGGCGGACGCCGACACCAAGGTCGACGCCGTCCGCTTCAAGGCCGGTCTGGTCAAGAACGGCACCAACGGCCTGATGGCCACCACCGAGCTGGAACAAGCCCGCCTGCGCCTTGCCGAGGCCTCGGCCAACCGCGCCCGCGCCGTCGCCCAGGCCCAGACGCTGGAGCGCAGCGCCGGCAATGGCGGCAGCCTCGCCTCGCCGGTCGTGGCCCAGCTGCGCGCGACCGTCGCCTCGATCTCCACCGAGTTGGCCCAGCTGTCGCGGCAGTATGGCCCGAAGCACCCGCGCATCCAGGAACTCCAGGCCCGCCTGAACGAGGCCAACTCCTCGCTCCAGCAGGAGGTCCGCCACGAGATCGGCGGCGTCCGCGAGGCGGCCAACGTCGCCGTCGAGCAGGAGAACGCCCTGAAGGCGATGATCGCCAAGCTGGAATCCGGCTATCAGACCATGACAGAGGAGGCGGTGCCGCTGCGCACGCTGGAGGCGGAGGCCCAGGCCAAGCGCCAACTCCTCGACAGCCTGCTCGGCCGTCTGGAGGAGGTGCAGGCCCAGCAGGACAACCGCGCCTTCCCGACCGCCGTCAAGCTGGTCTCCGCCCCGCAGGTCCCGCATGAGCCGTCGGGTCCGCTCCGCCTGCTGCTGCTGGTGGCCGGCTTCGTCGCCTCGCTCGCCGTCGCCGTCTTCATCGTCTTCGGCATCGAGCTGTTCCAGCGCCGCATCCGCACCCCGGACGCCGTCCGCCGCATCCTGGGCGTCGGCACGGTCCACATCGTCCCGCACCATTCGACCCGTGGCAGCCGCGGCCGTCTGGACCAGATCTTCCAGAATCACCCCTTCTCGCTGTTCGCGGAATCGATGCGCGCCCTGTTCCGCAACTATCTGTCGGACCTGGGGCCGGTCGGCTCCATCGCCGTCACCTCGGCCCGCCCGCAGGACGGCAAGACCTCGATGAGCCTCGCCGTCGCCCAGGTCGCGGCGCAAGCCGGCCGCCGGGTGGTGGTGGTCGACACCGACTTCCGCCGCTCGCGCATCGACGGGCTGTTCAACCTGTCGGCCAAGAAGGGCCTGTCGGACTGGATTTCCGGCACCGCCACCCTGGACGAGATCGTGCACGGCAGCGACGACGCCCCCTATGCGATGATCCCGGCCGGGCGCCTGATGCCGGAGACGCTGGACCGCTTCAACGTCGACGGGCTGATCCACCTGATGGCCGGCCTGTCGCCGCACTTCGATCTGGTGGTGTTCGACACCGCTCCGGCGCTGGCCGTCTCGGACGCCCGCATCGTCTGCGGCGCCGCCTCCAAGGTGCTGTTCGTCAGCCGCTGGGGCCACACCACCGCCAGCGACCTCCAGGCGGTCGCCGACCTCGGCCCGATCGACCATTCGAAGTTCGTGGCGGTGATGACCGACGTGAACCTGAAGAAGGCGGCCTCGCGCGGCTATCAGGGCCCCTACAACAGCTATGTGGCGACCCGGAAATATTACGGCGACACCAGCCTGCGGACCGCGCCTTAA
- a CDS encoding MarR family transcriptional regulator, producing MTEPNTGSQTSPGAAGLRGALPNTTDYRSGNLTTLRTEATMLHHHDVISRAVSTDREITLEALRVFTYLSRRLHFDRSVPVLQSELADALGMQRPNVNRAIKLLETKQILLRESKLGRAITFRLNPGLEGGRA from the coding sequence ATGACGGAACCGAACACGGGATCGCAGACTTCACCGGGTGCCGCGGGCTTGCGCGGCGCGCTGCCGAACACAACCGATTATCGCTCCGGCAACCTGACAACCTTGCGTACCGAGGCCACGATGCTGCATCATCATGACGTCATCTCCAGAGCTGTATCGACCGACCGCGAGATCACTCTGGAGGCGCTTCGTGTGTTCACCTACCTGAGCCGCAGGCTCCATTTCGATCGTTCCGTTCCGGTGCTCCAGTCCGAGCTGGCTGACGCGCTGGGCATGCAGCGGCCTAATGTCAACCGGGCCATCAAGCTGCTGGAAACCAAGCAGATCCTTCTGCGGGAATCCAAACTGGGGCGCGCGATCACGTTCCGGCTCAATCCGGGACTGGAGGGCGGCCGGGCCTGA
- a CDS encoding hybrid sensor histidine kinase/response regulator: MPSPLTSMSDPLRRIASSPRLLVAVLCAVLALLGTASWAAVTTLDYRDTLERAEEDARQGAVLFDSNAHGLLESSVGLLERVADRMDGHGLDSWTERSLAEAMAVESNGRLTLLGADGSLRYGSAVAFAAPETADGLSLLLRPVASEEDRDILPAFGHMAGRPAILLVRRIRTAAGVFDGAVVVGLPVSVLTPVRNAFGDGTARSVGLYRPDGVRLAGAGSASLDALPRLDPGAIRVEMDWRGGGAPSVLGLKRMGPLPILSAVMIPRAVVLAPWYVRMERGLFVVVAGVAALAGLSFMGATSLRREALAHQALTQANVQLEQANAQLEERVEERTAALSALNVKLSRALEEKERANQAKGRFLSAANHDLRQPFQALRLFHHILMERLADPRDHGIAEKMGEALDAGERLLHALLEVATLDAGVVRPQLADVPVSAVLEELVGEFHGMATEKGLSLRAIPSRMVVRTDRMLLIRMLGDLVRNAIRFTDEGRVTIGCRRHGRWLRIEVWDTGTGIPAEQLDNIFEDFVQLGNPERDRRQGLGLGLAKVRRKAALLGHAVEVRSLQGRGSVFAINVPVVGTERLPTAVPMPEADPPGTGDRMILVVEDDPIQRDAVKLLLESWDYRVMAAVEGESALALFGDPIPTPASATPDLPSPDLPPPDLIVSDFRLPGRLTGVQTVAKVGERLGRRIPGLILTGDTAPERIREAMATGCRLLHKPVSPEDLRHAIAAILAERPGCRPDAGEQALENESAA; this comes from the coding sequence ATGCCGTCACCCTTGACGTCGATGTCCGATCCGCTCCGTCGCATCGCCTCGTCCCCGCGTCTTCTGGTCGCGGTGCTCTGCGCCGTGCTGGCCCTGTTGGGAACGGCGTCCTGGGCCGCGGTCACCACGCTCGACTACCGGGACACGCTTGAACGCGCGGAAGAGGACGCCCGGCAGGGAGCGGTCCTGTTCGACAGCAATGCGCATGGTCTTCTCGAAAGCAGCGTCGGCCTGCTGGAGCGTGTCGCCGACCGGATGGACGGCCATGGTCTGGACTCCTGGACGGAGCGCAGCTTGGCGGAGGCAATGGCGGTTGAGAGCAACGGGCGGCTCACCCTGCTCGGTGCCGATGGATCGCTGCGCTATGGCTCCGCCGTCGCGTTCGCGGCGCCCGAGACCGCTGACGGATTGTCCCTGCTGCTCCGCCCCGTGGCATCGGAGGAGGATCGGGATATCCTGCCGGCCTTCGGCCATATGGCGGGACGGCCCGCCATCCTGCTCGTCCGTCGCATCCGTACCGCCGCCGGTGTTTTCGACGGCGCGGTCGTGGTTGGGCTGCCGGTGTCGGTGTTGACGCCGGTGCGCAATGCCTTCGGCGACGGGACGGCCCGCTCGGTCGGGCTGTACCGGCCGGATGGCGTCCGGCTTGCCGGAGCGGGATCGGCATCGCTGGACGCCCTGCCGCGCCTCGACCCTGGGGCCATCCGGGTCGAGATGGATTGGAGGGGGGGCGGCGCGCCATCGGTCCTCGGACTGAAGCGGATGGGCCCGCTGCCGATCCTGTCGGCGGTCATGATTCCGCGTGCCGTCGTTCTTGCCCCCTGGTATGTCCGCATGGAGCGCGGCCTCTTCGTGGTGGTCGCCGGTGTCGCGGCGCTCGCCGGCTTGTCGTTCATGGGGGCGACCAGCCTGCGGCGCGAGGCGCTCGCCCATCAGGCGCTGACGCAAGCCAATGTCCAGCTCGAACAGGCCAATGCGCAGTTGGAGGAGAGGGTCGAGGAGCGCACCGCCGCCCTCAGCGCCCTCAATGTGAAGTTGAGCCGCGCGCTTGAGGAGAAGGAGCGGGCCAACCAGGCGAAAGGCCGTTTCCTGTCGGCGGCCAACCATGATTTGCGCCAGCCTTTCCAGGCTTTGCGGCTGTTTCATCACATTCTGATGGAGCGTCTGGCCGACCCGCGCGACCACGGCATCGCCGAGAAGATGGGCGAGGCTCTGGATGCCGGGGAAAGGCTGCTGCATGCGCTGCTGGAGGTGGCGACGCTGGATGCGGGCGTTGTGCGGCCGCAGCTCGCCGATGTGCCGGTGTCGGCCGTGCTCGAGGAGTTGGTGGGTGAATTCCACGGCATGGCGACGGAAAAGGGGCTGAGCCTGCGGGCGATCCCCAGCCGCATGGTGGTCCGCACCGACCGCATGCTGTTGATCCGCATGCTGGGCGATCTGGTGCGCAACGCCATCCGCTTCACCGACGAAGGCCGTGTCACCATCGGCTGTCGCCGTCATGGCCGGTGGTTGCGCATCGAGGTCTGGGATACCGGCACCGGCATCCCCGCTGAACAACTCGACAATATCTTCGAGGATTTCGTGCAGCTCGGCAATCCGGAACGCGACCGCCGCCAGGGGCTGGGGCTGGGGCTCGCCAAGGTGCGGCGCAAGGCGGCGTTGCTGGGGCATGCGGTGGAGGTGCGGTCGCTTCAGGGCCGCGGTTCCGTCTTCGCGATCAATGTGCCGGTGGTTGGAACGGAACGGCTGCCGACGGCGGTTCCGATGCCGGAAGCCGATCCGCCGGGAACCGGCGACCGCATGATCCTGGTGGTGGAGGATGATCCGATCCAGCGTGACGCCGTGAAGCTGCTGCTTGAAAGCTGGGATTACCGCGTGATGGCGGCCGTTGAAGGCGAAAGCGCATTGGCGCTGTTCGGCGATCCGATTCCCACGCCCGCTTCGGCAACACCCGATCTGCCTTCACCGGATCTGCCCCCACCTGACCTGATCGTCAGCGACTTCCGGCTGCCGGGACGGCTGACCGGTGTGCAGACCGTCGCGAAGGTGGGGGAGCGGCTGGGCCGCAGGATTCCGGGGCTGATCCTGACCGGCGACACCGCGCCGGAGCGTATCCGCGAGGCGATGGCCACCGGATGCCGCCTGCTGCACAAGCCGGTGTCTCCCGAGGATCTGCGCCATGCCATCGCCGCCATCCTGGCGGAGCGTCCGGGCTGCCGTCCGGATGCCGGCGAGCAGGCGTTGGAGAACGAATCGGCGGCCTGA
- the gpmA gene encoding 2,3-diphosphoglycerate-dependent phosphoglycerate mutase, whose translation MHRLILLRHGQSVWNAEDRFTGWTDVGLTDRGIAETRRASDLLKAAGIDLDIAFTSVLSRAIETLHLVLRDMDRLWLPVHKHWRLNERHYGALQGLNKTETAERHGVEQVFRWRRSWDIPPPPIDPDDPRSAVTGRRYAGIARSNLPRGESLKDTTDRVVPFWRDEIAPALRLGARVLVSAHGNSLRGLVKHLDAVADQDIPLFEIPTSRPLVYELGADLTPLRRYFLGENGAVEEIGWSKDDPAGKGGNAAA comes from the coding sequence ATGCACAGACTAATCCTGCTGCGCCATGGTCAGAGCGTGTGGAACGCGGAAGACCGCTTCACGGGATGGACCGATGTCGGCCTGACCGACCGTGGCATCGCCGAGACCCGCCGGGCCTCGGACCTGCTGAAGGCGGCGGGCATCGATCTCGACATCGCCTTCACCTCGGTGTTGAGCCGCGCGATCGAGACCCTGCATCTGGTGCTGCGCGACATGGATCGTCTGTGGCTGCCCGTGCACAAGCACTGGCGCCTCAACGAACGTCATTACGGCGCGTTGCAGGGGCTGAACAAGACGGAGACGGCGGAGCGCCACGGGGTGGAACAGGTGTTCCGGTGGCGGCGGAGCTGGGACATCCCGCCGCCGCCGATCGATCCCGACGATCCGCGATCGGCGGTGACCGGCCGGCGCTATGCCGGCATCGCCCGCTCCAACCTGCCGCGCGGCGAAAGCCTGAAGGACACCACAGACCGGGTCGTTCCCTTCTGGCGCGACGAGATCGCTCCGGCATTGCGGTTGGGCGCCCGCGTCCTGGTGTCGGCCCATGGCAACAGTCTGCGCGGGCTGGTCAAGCATCTCGACGCCGTCGCCGACCAGGACATTCCGCTGTTCGAGATTCCGACCAGCCGCCCGCTGGTCTATGAACTCGGCGCCGACCTGACGCCGCTTCGCCGCTATTTCCTTGGCGAAAACGGCGCGGTGGAGGAGATCGGCTGGTCGAAGGACGACCCGGCGGGCAAGGGCGGCAACGCCGCGGCGTGA